The following coding sequences are from one Lolium rigidum isolate FL_2022 chromosome 6, APGP_CSIRO_Lrig_0.1, whole genome shotgun sequence window:
- the LOC124658810 gene encoding ervatamin-B-like has translation MASCTPCLVLLVCLTSLVQASLIAANPPQQPPFELPESEVRDRFSKWTTKYSKHYSCHEEEEKRFQIFKQNTNAIGAFAAQTSTNVVVGRARPQTITTVKASMNRFGDLTPSEVVEQFTGFNNTNFQPASPTPLPLDSWKPCCVDWRSSGAVTGVKFQGTCSSCWAFAAVAAIEGMNKIRTGELVSLSEQVLVDCDTGSGGCSGGRSDTALSLVAARGGITSEEKYPYSGVNGKCDMDKLLFDHQASVKGFKAVPINDECQLALAVARQPVTVYIDASGFEFQFYSGGIYRGPCSADATQVNHAVTIVGYCEGPGEGNKYWIAKNSWSNDWGDQGYVYLAKDVPWSTGTCGLATSPFYPTA, from the exons ATGGCTTCTTGCACCCCTTGTCTTGTCCTACTCGTGTGTCTCACCAGCCTTGTGCAGGCATCGCTGATAGCGGCGAACCCGCCACAGCAGCCGCCTTTTGAGCTGCCGGAGTCCGAGGTGAGGGACAGGTTCTCCAAGTGGACGACCAAGTACTCGAAGCACTACTCATGccatgaggaggaggagaagcggtTCCAAATCTTCAAGCAGAACACCAACGCCATCGGCGCTTTCGCCGCCCAGACAAGCACCAACGTCGTCGTCGGCAGGGCCAGGCCGCAGACCATCACCACCGTCAAGGCCAGCATGAACAGGTTCGGCGACCTCACCCCCAGTGAAGTCGTCGAGCAGTTCACGGGTTTTAACAACACCAACTTCCAACCCGCGTCGCCCACTCCCCTCCCCCTTGACTCCTGGAAGCCGTGCTGCGTGGACTGGCGCTCCAGCGGCGCTGTCACCGGCGTCAAGTTTCAAGGCACTTGCT CGTCATGCTGGGCattcgcggccgtggcggcgatcGAAGGCATGAACAAGATCAGGACCGGGGAGCTGGTGTCACTGTCGGAGCAGGTGCTCGTGGACTGCGACACCGGGAGCGGtggctgcagcggcggccgctCGGACACCGCCCTGTCTCTCGTGGCCGCACGCGGCGGGATCACGTCGGAGGAGAAGTACCCGTACAGCGGAGTCAATGGAAAGTGCGACATGGACAAGCTCCTGTTCGACCACCAAGCATCCGTCAAGGGCTTCAAGGCCGTGCCGATCAATGACGAATGCCAGCTGGCCCTCGCCGTAGCAAGGCAGCCCGTGACCGTGTACATCGACGCCAGCGGATTTGAGTTCCAGTTCTACTCCGGCGGTATCTACCGCGGCCCCTGTTCCGCGGATGCGACGCAAGTGAATCATGCCGTCACCATCGTCGGCTACTGCGAGGGGCCCGGCGAGGGGAACAAGTACTGGATTGCCAAGAACTCCTGGAGCAACGACTGGGGTGACCAGGGATACGTCTACCTCGCCAAGGACGTGCCCTGGTCAACGGGCACATGTGGCCTCGCCACCTCACCCTTCTACCCAACAGCTTAA